The Gemmatimonadaceae bacterium region CCGACTGCCGCGCCGGTGGCGGCGCCTGCGGCGGCCCCGATCAGAGTGCCCTTCGTGTTGTGCCCGATCATCTGGCCGAGGATCGCGCCGGCGATCGCGCCGCCGACGACTTTGGTCTTGTCCGTTCCGCCGTCGGCGATCTTGGTCTTGTCGAGCGGAGCGAGCGGTGTGACGTCGCCGGCGACCGAGTACGTCTTGTCGTTCACCACGACGTTCTTCACGCGGAGCGCGATCTTCGGGTCGGCGCCATTCTCGCCGGGCGTCGTCGACGCCACCTCGAGCACGACCGTCGAGCCAGATGGAATCACCGCGCCGTTCGAGCCAGTGACCGATTCGTTCAGGGTCGCGACGATTTTGTCGCCGGGGACGTTCGACGTGCACACCTTGGTGCCGTTGGTGAGCGCGAAGGTCGAGCCGGAGCCGATCTCACCACGCGCCGGCGCAGGTGTGGCTGCCGGGATCGCCGCGGGCGCCGGGGCGGGCATTACCGGGGGCGGCTGCACGGTCGGCGGCGGCGCCGCGTGCGACTGCTGAGGCGGCTGCTCGACCTGAGGTCTTCGCGCCGTGTGTGTACGGACGGGCGCCGGACGATCTTCGCGTTGCTCACGGCGCGCGGGAGCCGGAGCGGGTGCGGTCGCCGTATCGCGCAACTGCGGGCTGGCGGTCGTTTGCGCGTTCGCCAAAGCCAGATCGCGAGAGAGCGACGAATCCGCCGCTGCACGCGACGACGCTTCTTTATCCGAGCATGCCGCGCTGAACGCGAGCGCCAGGCCAACGGCGGTCCAGCGCATTGCGGACCCGCGCGCCAGGGTTGTCGAGCCGAACATGGGCACTATCTCCAGAGCAGGTTCACACTATGGACGGAATCAAGTACCCCAGTGTTACGAGGCGGTTCGCGGGAAGGAGTGCGGCGCGGAGTGCGGGGACCTGGAACGGGTGCGGCGCGGGGTGCGGAGACCTGGAACGCGCGAGGGGTGGTGCGACGAGGAGTTCTAGCCACCGCACTCTGCCGCCGTGCCCGTTCCAGGTCTCCCCACGCCGCCTCCTCCCCGGTGCCTCTTTACCCCGACACCTCTATCACGGAATACTCTGACGCCGCGGCCGGCAGCCGGAGGGGAAGGTAAACGGAGAAAGTGCTCCCCTCGCCGTACGTGCTCCTGACGTCCACCGACCCACCGAGTCGGTCGAGGAGCTTTCGGGTGATGCTGAGACCGAGTCCCGTCCCCCCGAATTCGCGGGTCCGCGATTGGTCGACCTGGCGGAAGTCTTCCCAGATGGCCTGGAGGTCCGATGCGCGAATCCCGATGCCCGTGTCGACCACGTCGACGCGCACCCCATCCACCGCGCGGTGGGCCTCGACCGTGACGCGTCCGCGATTGGTGAACTTCACCGCGTTCGACAGGAGATTCAGAAGAATTTGCTTGATCTTGGTGCGGTCGGAGTAGATCGGAGGGCAGTCCGGCGCGATGTCGATCGTGAACTGCAGTTGTTTCTTCCGCACCATCGGCTCGACCTGCTGCGTCACCTCGAGCGTGACCTCGCGCAACGACACCTCTTCGAGACGGAGCGGCATCTTGCCGGCTTCGATCTTGGCGAGGTCGAGGATGTCGTTGATGAGCGCGAGCAGATGTTCGGCCGCGGCGCGCCCGCGCATGAGGGCGTCGCGCTGGCGACCGTTCACATCGCCCAGCACGCCGTCG contains the following coding sequences:
- a CDS encoding glycine zipper 2TM domain-containing protein, whose protein sequence is MFGSTTLARGSAMRWTAVGLALAFSAACSDKEASSRAAADSSLSRDLALANAQTTASPQLRDTATAPAPAPARREQREDRPAPVRTHTARRPQVEQPPQQSHAAPPPTVQPPPVMPAPAPAAIPAATPAPARGEIGSGSTFALTNGTKVCTSNVPGDKIVATLNESVTGSNGAVIPSGSTVVLEVASTTPGENGADPKIALRVKNVVVNDKTYSVAGDVTPLAPLDKTKIADGGTDKTKVVGGAIAGAILGQMIGHNTKGTLIGAAAGAATGAAVGHTSEQYAACLPAGAPLRLTLSSPIVM